From Enterobacteriaceae endosymbiont of Donacia simplex, one genomic window encodes:
- a CDS encoding ribose-phosphate pyrophosphokinase: protein MTNMKLFSGNAIPKLATKIANHLYINLGKIFVGKFSDGEISVKINENIRGSDVFIIQSTCNPTNDNLIELIIMIDAFKRASAGRITAVIPYFGYARQDRRIRSARVPITAKVIADFLSRVGINRILTVDLHAEQIQGFFNVPVDNVFASSIFLRDISKNTYNNPIIVSPDIGGVIRARSIAKQLFNGTDMAIIDKRRPNVNSSEIMHIIGDVNQRDCILIDDIIDTAGTLCQAAKALKNHGATKVFAYVTHAIFSGDAIKNIYNSVIDEIIVCDSIPLTKKIKKLNNVRVLTLSYMLAEAIRRISNEESISIMFK from the coding sequence ATGACTAATATGAAATTATTTTCTGGAAACGCTATTCCTAAATTAGCAACAAAAATTGCTAATCACTTATATATTAATTTAGGAAAAATATTTGTAGGTAAATTTAGTGATGGAGAAATATCTGTAAAAATAAATGAAAATATAAGAGGAAGTGATGTTTTTATTATTCAATCTACTTGTAATCCTACAAATGATAATTTAATTGAATTAATTATAATGATTGATGCTTTTAAAAGAGCTTCCGCAGGAAGAATAACTGCAGTTATTCCTTATTTTGGTTATGCTAGACAAGACAGAAGAATACGTTCTGCAAGAGTGCCTATTACTGCAAAAGTAATAGCTGATTTTTTATCTCGAGTAGGTATTAATCGGATATTAACAGTAGATTTACATGCAGAACAAATTCAAGGATTTTTTAATGTTCCTGTTGATAATGTTTTTGCAAGTTCTATTTTTTTAAGAGATATATCAAAAAATACATATAATAATCCTATTATAGTTTCACCTGATATTGGAGGTGTAATAAGGGCAAGATCTATAGCAAAACAATTATTTAATGGTACAGATATGGCTATAATAGATAAAAGAAGACCTAATGTTAATAGTAGTGAAATTATGCATATTATTGGAGATGTTAATCAAAGAGATTGTATTTTAATAGATGATATTATTGATACAGCAGGAACATTATGTCAGGCTGCAAAAGCATTAAAAAATCATGGAGCTACAAAAGTTTTTGCTTATGTTACTCATGCTATTTTTTCTGGAGATGCAATTAAAAATATTTATAATTCTGTAATAGATGAAATTATTGTCTGTGACAGTATCCCATTAACAAAAAAGATAAAAAAATTAAATAATGTTAGAGTATTAACTTTGTCTTATATGCTTGCAGAAGCTATAAGAAGAATCAGTAATGAAGAATCAATTTCTATAATGTTTAAATAA
- the infC gene encoding translation initiation factor IF-3: MKIGKRNIQLLRPNKINENIRSKIVRLIGLNGEQIGIINIKEALIKAKNTGFDLVEISPISVPPVCRIMNYGKFLYTKNKASKEQKKNQKIIHLKEIKFRPGTDTGDYKVKLRNLIRFLKKGDKIKVTLRFRGREMVHTKLGFSMLNRIKNDLQNLAIVESFPSKVESRQIIMILIPKK, from the coding sequence ATTAAAATTGGAAAAAGAAATATACAATTATTACGACCTAATAAAATTAATGAAAATATTAGAAGTAAAATTGTAAGATTAATAGGATTAAATGGTGAACAAATTGGTATAATTAATATAAAAGAAGCTTTGATAAAAGCAAAAAACACCGGATTTGATCTAGTTGAAATTAGTCCTATTTCTGTACCTCCTGTTTGTCGAATAATGAATTATGGTAAATTTTTATATACGAAAAATAAAGCATCTAAAGAACAAAAAAAAAATCAAAAAATAATACATTTAAAAGAAATTAAATTTCGCCCAGGAACAGATACAGGAGATTATAAAGTTAAATTACGTAATTTAATTCGTTTTTTAAAAAAAGGAGATAAAATAAAAGTTACTTTAAGATTTAGAGGAAGAGAAATGGTTCATACAAAACTTGGATTTTCTATGTTAAATCGTATTAAAAATGATTTACAAAATTTAGCTATAGTAGAATCATTTCCATCTAAAGTTGAAAGTAGACAAATTATAATGATTCTAATACCAAAAAAATAA
- a CDS encoding HIT domain-containing protein, producing the protein MNNKENIFQQILSKKIITDIIYKDDLVTAFNDIKPQSPIHILIIPNIFIKTLNDVNHNHELILGRMLLVASKIAKKKQINKSGYRIVINCNNHGNQTIFYLHIHLLGGRQGIKIFF; encoded by the coding sequence ATGAATAATAAAGAAAATATATTTCAACAAATTTTATCTAAAAAAATAATTACTGATATTATTTATAAAGATGATTTAGTAACAGCTTTTAATGATATTAAACCTCAAAGTCCAATACATATTTTAATAATACCTAATATTTTTATAAAAACACTTAATGATGTTAATCACAATCATGAATTAATTTTAGGTAGAATGTTACTAGTTGCATCAAAAATAGCTAAAAAAAAACAGATTAATAAATCTGGATATAGAATTGTTATTAATTGTAATAATCATGGAAATCAAACAATATTTTATTTACACATTCATTTATTAGGAGGAAGACAAGGTATAAAAATTTTTTTTTAA
- the xthA gene encoding exodeoxyribonuclease III, producing the protein MKIFSFNINGVRAHIHQLKLIIKIYKPDIIGLQEIKVNNENFPKEKIHKLGYNVYICGQSKYYGVALLSKKIPFHIEKNFLKNFKNQKRLIMIDLNSSIGNIKIINCYCPQGDNQNNNIKFHYKINFFKSLYFYIKKNLNPKNHIIIMGDTNISISDFDIGIGEKNRKRWLKQGKCSFLPKERFYINKLLNWGLFDIWRLMNPLINNKFSWFDYRSKGFLMNKGLRIDNILITHSLIKYYFNSDIEYSIRNLIRPSDHAPIWVKFKNI; encoded by the coding sequence ATGAAAATTTTTTCATTTAATATTAATGGTGTAAGAGCACATATACATCAATTAAAATTAATTATAAAAATATATAAACCTGATATAATCGGACTACAAGAAATAAAAGTAAATAATGAAAATTTTCCTAAAGAAAAAATACATAAGTTAGGATATAATGTTTATATATGTGGACAATCAAAATATTATGGAGTAGCTTTATTAAGTAAAAAAATACCTTTTCATATCGAAAAAAATTTTTTAAAAAATTTTAAAAATCAAAAAAGATTAATAATGATTGATTTAAATAGTTCTATTGGTAATATAAAAATTATAAATTGTTATTGTCCGCAAGGAGATAATCAAAATAATAATATAAAATTTCATTATAAAATTAACTTTTTTAAAAGTTTATATTTTTATATTAAAAAAAATCTAAATCCTAAAAATCACATTATAATTATGGGAGATACTAATATTAGTATTTCTGATTTTGATATTGGCATAGGAGAAAAAAATCGTAAAAGATGGCTAAAGCAAGGAAAATGTTCTTTCTTACCAAAAGAAAGATTTTATATTAATAAATTACTTAATTGGGGTTTATTTGATATTTGGAGATTAATGAATCCTTTAATAAATAATAAATTTTCTTGGTTTGATTATAGGTCGAAAGGATTTCTTATGAATAAAGGTTTAAGAATTGATAATATTTTAATTACTCATTCATTAATAAAATATTATTTTAATTCAGATATAGAATATTCTATTCGTAATTTAATTAGACCTTCAGATCACGCTCCTATTTGGGTAAAATTTAAAAATATTTAA
- the prmC gene encoding peptide chain release factor N(5)-glutamine methyltransferase, translating to MIISQYLEYSYNILKKNKILAYQLESVIILSFVLKKTKSWIYGFSETKINNKQLKTLQNFLKRRIKGEPIAYLLGFCEFWSLKIKISPYVLIPRKDTEILVDIVLKKININTKKILDLGTGSGAISLAIASKYNFINITATDISKKIISLAKYNANKLHINNINFLISNWFSNLKNNKFDIIMSNPPYISCFEYLLLKKTLKFEPIKSLISFNNGLADLYHIILHSFKYLNNYGWLILEHGYTQGYILKKIFKNNQFKNIMQYHDIQQHYRVICGQKILY from the coding sequence ATGATTATTAGTCAATATTTAGAATATTCTTACAATATTTTAAAAAAAAATAAAATTTTAGCATATCAATTAGAATCAGTTATAATATTATCTTTTGTTTTAAAAAAAACTAAATCATGGATTTATGGTTTTAGTGAAACAAAAATAAATAATAAACAATTAAAAACATTACAAAATTTTTTAAAAAGAAGAATTAAAGGAGAACCTATAGCATATTTATTAGGTTTTTGTGAATTTTGGTCATTAAAAATTAAAATATCTCCTTATGTTTTAATACCTCGTAAAGATACAGAAATATTAGTAGATATTGTTTTAAAAAAAATTAATATTAATACAAAAAAAATATTAGATTTAGGTACTGGAAGTGGTGCTATATCATTAGCAATTGCTTCTAAATATAATTTTATTAATATTACTGCTACAGATATTTCTAAAAAAATTATTAGTTTAGCTAAATATAATGCCAATAAATTACATATTAATAATATTAATTTCTTAATAAGTAATTGGTTTAGTAATTTAAAAAATAATAAGTTTGATATTATAATGAGTAATCCTCCTTATATAAGTTGTTTTGAATATTTACTTTTAAAAAAGACACTAAAATTTGAACCAATTAAGTCATTAATATCTTTTAATAATGGATTAGCTGATTTATATCATATTATTTTACATTCTTTTAAATATTTAAATAATTATGGTTGGTTAATATTAGAACATGGATATACACAAGGATATATTTTAAAAAAAATATTTAAAAATAATCAATTTAAAAATATTATGCAATATCATGATATACAACAACATTACAGAGTTATTTGTGGACAAAAAATATTATATTAA
- the cls gene encoding cardiolipin synthase, whose protein sequence is MINFLNLILLNINIIIKIYIIIRIFLKHKDIKSYVLWYLILYIFPKIGIIIYFIFGEIYAKTQYKSEKAKKIWSHYSILLKKLQEYYGLYTKNIYINKKIQTLFLLCENKQNLSSMTNNSIKLLESSLKLFTSLIKDIKLAKHSIHIVFYIWIPEGLVNKIAKYIILAAKRGVKCYIMLDYIGSKKFFYSYWYQLMIQVGIYIIKSLKITIFNCFLSRIDLRQHKKIILIDNKIAYVGSMNMIDSTCLKKNIKVIKYIDLMVRITGPIVNTISIIYSYDWEIETGKYILSINQLKNNLVKYKNKNKNDINRIQVVFSGLQLSKKIIYNSLITAIFLSKKSLIITTPYLIPSNNLLSAICIASERGVNVKIIISKYNDSIFIYWASKFLFYKLLKSGVKIYQLKKGFLHTKSIIIDKKISFIGTVNLDIRSIYLNFEINLIIDDIIFNKSLLCLQNKYILKSQKLKYNLWIKRPYWKKIIEKLFFLFKFIL, encoded by the coding sequence ATGATTAATTTTTTAAATTTAATTTTATTAAATATTAATATTATAATAAAAATTTATATTATAATTAGAATTTTTCTTAAACATAAAGATATAAAATCTTATGTACTATGGTACCTTATTCTGTATATTTTTCCTAAAATAGGAATTATCATTTATTTTATTTTTGGTGAAATCTATGCAAAAACACAGTATAAATCTGAAAAAGCGAAGAAAATATGGTCTCATTATAGTATTTTGTTAAAAAAATTACAAGAATATTATGGATTATATACGAAAAATATCTATATAAATAAAAAAATACAAACATTATTTCTCTTATGTGAAAATAAACAAAATTTATCTAGTATGACTAATAATTCTATAAAATTATTAGAATCATCATTAAAATTGTTTACATCTTTAATTAAAGATATAAAGTTAGCAAAACATAGTATACATATTGTATTTTATATCTGGATTCCTGAAGGATTAGTAAATAAAATTGCAAAATATATTATATTAGCAGCTAAAAGAGGTGTAAAATGTTATATTATGTTAGATTATATTGGAAGTAAAAAATTTTTTTATAGTTATTGGTATCAACTTATGATCCAAGTTGGTATTTATATTATTAAATCATTAAAAATTACAATTTTTAATTGTTTTCTTTCTCGTATCGATTTAAGACAACATAAAAAAATAATATTAATTGATAATAAAATAGCTTATGTTGGTAGTATGAATATGATTGATTCAACATGTTTAAAAAAAAATATTAAAGTAATAAAATACATTGATTTAATGGTACGTATAACAGGACCTATTGTCAATACAATAAGTATTATTTATTCATATGATTGGGAGATTGAAACAGGAAAATATATTTTATCCATTAATCAATTAAAAAATAATTTAGTTAAATATAAAAATAAAAATAAAAATGATATAAATAGAATACAAGTAGTATTTTCAGGATTACAATTATCTAAAAAAATAATATATAATTCTTTAATTACAGCGATATTTTTATCTAAAAAAAGTTTAATTATTACAACTCCTTATTTAATACCAAGTAATAATTTATTATCTGCTATTTGTATTGCCTCTGAAAGAGGAGTAAATGTAAAAATTATTATTTCTAAGTATAATGATTCAATTTTTATTTATTGGGCAAGTAAATTTCTTTTTTATAAATTATTAAAATCAGGAGTAAAAATTTATCAATTAAAAAAAGGTTTTCTACATACAAAAAGTATTATCATAGATAAAAAAATTAGTTTTATAGGTACTGTAAATTTGGATATAAGAAGTATTTATTTAAATTTTGAAATTAATTTAATTATAGATGATATTATTTTTAATAAATCACTTTTATGTTTACAAAATAAATATATTTTAAAATCGCAAAAATTAAAATATAATTTATGGATAAAAAGACCATATTGGAAAAAAATAATAGAAAAACTATTTTTTTTATTTAAATTTATTTTATAA
- the pth gene encoding aminoacyl-tRNA hydrolase, with product MNNIKMIVGLGNNFNNKFIKTRHNIGSNYVLKLSNKFNIKFEKIKKLNEYIGYLNIFNKKIILLIPNSFMNNSGKSIFIVSKFYKIFLKNILIIHDELDYLPGIIKFKYGGSSGGHNGINSVIKFFNDTLFYRLRIGIGHPGNKMQVNNFVLNYPTNIEQKNINFAIKKSIKALLILIKTSNYNTAINYLHSKK from the coding sequence TTGAATAATATTAAAATGATAGTAGGATTAGGTAATAATTTTAATAATAAATTTATTAAAACTCGTCATAATATAGGTTCTAATTATGTTTTAAAATTATCTAATAAATTTAATATAAAATTTGAAAAAATAAAAAAATTAAATGAATATATTGGTTATCTTAATATTTTTAATAAAAAAATAATTTTATTAATACCTAATTCGTTTATGAATAATTCAGGAAAATCAATATTTATTGTATCTAAATTTTATAAAATTTTTTTAAAAAACATTTTAATTATTCATGATGAATTAGATTATTTACCTGGAATTATAAAATTTAAATATGGAGGGAGTAGTGGTGGTCATAATGGAATTAATAGTGTTATTAAATTTTTTAATGATACATTATTTTATAGATTAAGAATAGGTATAGGTCACCCAGGAAATAAAATGCAAGTAAATAATTTTGTATTAAATTACCCGACTAATATTGAACAAAAAAATATCAATTTTGCAATTAAAAAAAGTATAAAAGCTTTATTAATATTAATTAAAACAAGTAATTATAATACAGCAATTAATTATTTACATTCTAAAAAATAA
- the gap gene encoding type I glyceraldehyde-3-phosphate dehydrogenase, whose translation MSIRVAINGFGRIGRIFFRAAQKNTKIKIIAINDLLEINYMAYMIKYDSTHGPFKKKIKIHNNSFIINKNIIHIFSESDPSKLKWNDLKIDVVVESTGIFLTKELAKKHIIAGAKKVIITAPPKDNSIPMFVRGVNFNSYNGEDIISNASCTTNCLAPLAKIINDNYNIENGLMTTIHAVTSTQKTVDSPSSKDWRGGRGAYQNIIPSSTGAAKAVGVVLPELNNKLTGISLRVPIANVSVVDFTVKVIKRTTLSDIYEVIKFASHNYMKDIIGYTKDDVVSSDFNGSTLISIFDKKASIAINNNFFKLISWYDNETGYSSKVLDLILHIFK comes from the coding sequence ATGTCTATTAGAGTTGCTATTAATGGATTTGGAAGAATAGGACGTATTTTTTTTCGTGCTGCTCAAAAAAATACAAAAATTAAAATTATAGCTATTAATGATTTATTAGAAATAAATTATATGGCGTATATGATAAAATATGATTCAACACATGGTCCTTTTAAAAAAAAAATTAAAATTCATAATAATAGCTTTATTATAAATAAAAATATAATACATATTTTTTCCGAATCAGATCCTAGTAAGTTAAAATGGAATGATTTAAAAATTGATGTTGTTGTAGAATCTACAGGTATTTTTTTAACAAAAGAACTAGCAAAAAAACATATTATTGCTGGAGCTAAAAAAGTTATTATTACAGCTCCTCCTAAAGATAATTCTATTCCTATGTTTGTAAGAGGAGTAAATTTTAATAGTTATAATGGAGAAGATATTATTTCTAATGCTTCATGTACTACTAATTGTTTAGCTCCCTTAGCTAAAATTATTAATGATAATTATAATATCGAAAATGGTCTTATGACTACTATACATGCAGTAACTTCAACACAAAAAACAGTAGATAGCCCTTCTAGTAAGGATTGGAGAGGGGGTAGAGGTGCATATCAAAATATTATTCCTTCAAGTACTGGAGCTGCAAAAGCAGTAGGAGTTGTTTTACCAGAATTAAATAATAAATTAACAGGAATATCTTTAAGAGTACCTATCGCTAATGTTTCAGTAGTTGATTTTACAGTAAAAGTTATAAAAAGAACTACATTATCAGATATTTATGAAGTAATTAAATTTGCTTCTCATAATTATATGAAAGATATTATTGGATATACAAAAGATGATGTTGTATCAAGTGATTTTAATGGATCAACATTAATATCTATTTTTGATAAAAAAGCAAGTATAGCTATTAATAATAATTTTTTTAAGTTAATTTCTTGGTATGATAATGAAACTGGATATTCTTCTAAAGTATTAGATTTAATACTACATATTTTTAAATAA
- the prfA gene encoding peptide chain release factor 1: MNSYFLKKLNILYNRYYDISKKLSDCKTYNNNNCLRNLSKEYSQLSNIIKLFKKWKKLQFNLINNKILLKEKDKEIHLMVLEDIENIKNKKKKIEKILYNLLTPKNKEDDRNCFLEIKAGSGGNEAAIFVKNISRMYIRYAEKKKWKTDIIHVHYSENNNGFKEIILKITGIGVYGKLKFESGGHRVQRIPETESQGRIHTSTCIIAVMPELLKTEILKINNQDLKIDTFRSSGAGGQHVNTTDSAIRITHIPTGIVVECQDERSQHKNKSRALSVLAARINKLEIEKKNKDNAIKKKILLGSGDRSDRNRTYNFIQKRITDHRINLTIYKLNEIMDGDLDILIKPIIHQYINNKL, translated from the coding sequence ATGAATTCTTATTTTCTTAAAAAACTTAATATTTTATATAATAGATATTATGATATATCAAAAAAATTAAGTGATTGTAAAACATATAATAATAATAATTGTTTACGTAATTTATCAAAGGAATATTCCCAATTATCTAATATAATTAAATTATTTAAAAAATGGAAAAAATTACAATTTAATTTAATTAATAATAAAATTTTATTAAAAGAAAAAGATAAAGAAATACATCTAATGGTATTAGAAGATATAGAAAATATTAAAAATAAAAAAAAAAAAATAGAAAAAATACTATATAATTTACTTACTCCTAAAAATAAAGAAGATGATCGTAATTGTTTTTTAGAAATTAAAGCTGGTTCTGGAGGAAATGAAGCAGCAATATTTGTAAAAAATATTTCAAGAATGTATATTAGATATGCAGAAAAAAAAAAATGGAAAACAGATATTATTCATGTCCATTATAGTGAAAATAATAATGGTTTTAAAGAAATTATTTTAAAAATTACAGGAATAGGAGTGTATGGAAAATTAAAATTTGAATCAGGAGGTCATAGAGTACAAAGAATTCCTGAAACAGAATCACAAGGAAGAATACATACTTCTACCTGTATTATTGCTGTTATGCCTGAATTATTAAAAACAGAAATTTTAAAAATAAACAATCAAGATTTAAAAATTGATACGTTTAGATCTTCAGGAGCTGGAGGACAACATGTTAATACAACAGATTCTGCTATAAGAATTACTCATATTCCTACTGGAATTGTAGTAGAATGTCAAGATGAAAGATCTCAACATAAAAATAAATCAAGAGCTTTATCTGTTTTAGCTGCAAGAATAAATAAATTAGAAATAGAAAAAAAAAATAAAGATAATGCAATAAAAAAAAAAATCTTATTAGGTAGTGGAGATCGTTCTGATAGAAATAGAACATATAATTTTATTCAAAAAAGAATAACAGATCATCGTATTAATTTAACAATTTATAAATTAAATGAAATTATGGATGGTGACTTAGATATTTTAATCAAACCAATAATTCATCAATATATTAACAATAAATTATAA
- the ychF gene encoding redox-regulated ATPase YchF, which yields MELKCGIIGLPNVGKSTLFNALTKSNVDALNYPFCTIKPNTSIVSVPDDRLFYLSKIVKSKKTIQSTVTFVDIAGLIKGASKGEGLGNQFLHNISEVNAIIHVVRCFKNENILNLSYNPLKDVYIINNEIIQFDINLLYKLQHNISQKNNKKYFNQWEYLFKICLIHLKKGKLLNLLKLNVEEIKFLNNLKLLTIKPIIIIANIDKNNLYTKDYFFSEEINILNQNYLILKISIKNLYKKQKLLSINDNYDLKKIIICSFKLLNLHTFYTVGIKETRSWSISKGTTTFLAAKKIHSDIQKGFIRAQIIHYKDFILYKSKIKAKLFGKMKIEGKNYIIQDGDIIHFLFKI from the coding sequence ATGGAATTAAAATGTGGTATTATAGGTTTACCAAATGTGGGAAAATCAACATTATTTAATGCATTAACTAAATCTAATGTAGATGCATTAAATTATCCTTTTTGTACAATAAAACCAAATACTAGTATAGTAAGTGTTCCTGATGATAGATTATTTTATTTATCTAAAATTGTAAAATCTAAAAAAACTATACAATCAACAGTAACTTTTGTAGATATTGCTGGTTTAATAAAAGGAGCTTCAAAAGGAGAAGGGTTAGGAAATCAATTTTTACATAATATATCGGAAGTTAATGCTATAATTCATGTAGTACGTTGTTTCAAAAATGAAAATATATTAAATTTATCATATAATCCATTAAAAGATGTTTATATTATAAATAATGAAATTATTCAATTTGATATAAATTTATTATATAAATTACAACATAATATTTCTCAAAAAAATAATAAAAAATATTTCAATCAATGGGAATATTTATTTAAAATTTGTTTAATTCATTTAAAAAAAGGTAAATTATTAAATTTATTAAAGTTAAATGTAGAAGAAATAAAATTTTTAAACAATTTAAAATTATTAACAATTAAACCAATAATTATTATTGCTAATATAGACAAAAATAATCTTTATACTAAAGATTATTTTTTTTCAGAAGAAATAAATATTCTTAATCAAAATTACTTAATTTTAAAAATATCTATTAAAAATCTTTACAAAAAACAAAAATTATTATCAATAAATGATAATTATGATTTAAAAAAAATAATAATTTGTAGTTTTAAGTTATTAAATTTACATACTTTTTATACAGTTGGGATCAAAGAAACAAGATCATGGAGTATTTCAAAAGGCACAACAACATTTTTAGCTGCTAAAAAAATTCATAGTGATATTCAAAAAGGTTTTATCAGAGCACAAATAATTCATTATAAAGATTTTATTCTTTATAAAAGTAAAATAAAAGCAAAATTATTCGGTAAAATGAAAATAGAAGGTAAAAATTATATAATACAAGATGGTGATATTATTCATTTTCTTTTCAAAATTTAA
- the sppA gene encoding signal peptide peptidase SppA — protein sequence MIKLLNLVKFFCCYVWSLINFTRTLIMNIIFILLISLLCYYIYNIHHKNNIDNRILKKNHQVLEINFDENFNNEPFYKKNLIFKLFDKFINKKRYDATINIAYAINYAKQDKNINGIILKLNNLNIDDMPSLRYIGKYLNEFKKTGKKIYAISDIYHHNQYYLASFANKIFLLPYGSVKLYGFNIKKNFYKKFLQNLKIETHIFRVGKYKSAVEPFFRNNMSNCNKVVMNKLINNLWDDYLTTVSINRKLTKEEIFPTDQNFLISLEESHGDLTKFALKNKLVDKISDHNDFEEEMIQNFGLDKNKNTYNKININDYIKFYIDDGIPPNNGNISVIKIDGLITYGDNGSDIIIKAIHQVYKNPQIKGLILKINSPGGDIIASQAIYNELALLKKVHKPIVVIMGKVAASGAYWISTIADFIIADPVSLTGSIGIFGVVNNFNNILNLIGINRDGVSISERFNLALNEKLSPIEKKIIELNIKNGYDKFINLISKQRHLSIEQVKKLANGMIFLGKDAKKYGLIDDIGDFDSAMMKISQLTKIKRINLQWEDTNTFSILDLLMNSNRFILFNLMQNYMNTIFNNEESLNSQKIYSLYVV from the coding sequence ATGATTAAGTTATTGAATTTAGTAAAATTTTTTTGTTGTTATGTATGGTCCTTAATTAATTTTACTAGAACATTAATAATGAATATTATTTTTATATTATTAATATCTTTATTATGTTATTACATATATAATATTCATCATAAAAACAATATAGATAATAGAATATTAAAAAAGAATCATCAAGTATTAGAAATTAATTTTGATGAAAATTTTAATAATGAACCTTTTTATAAAAAAAATTTAATATTCAAATTATTTGATAAGTTTATAAATAAAAAAAGATATGATGCTACTATAAATATAGCTTATGCTATAAATTATGCAAAACAAGATAAAAATATAAATGGAATTATACTAAAACTTAATAATTTAAATATTGATGATATGCCATCTTTAAGATATATAGGTAAATATTTAAATGAGTTTAAAAAAACTGGAAAAAAGATATATGCAATTTCAGATATATATCATCATAATCAATATTATTTAGCTAGTTTTGCTAATAAAATTTTTTTATTACCATATGGTAGTGTAAAATTATATGGTTTCAATATTAAAAAAAATTTTTATAAAAAATTTTTGCAAAATCTAAAAATAGAAACTCATATATTTAGAGTAGGAAAATATAAATCTGCTGTAGAACCTTTTTTCAGAAACAACATGTCTAATTGTAATAAAGTTGTTATGAATAAGTTAATTAATAATTTATGGGATGATTATTTAACCACTGTCTCAATTAATAGAAAATTAACTAAAGAAGAAATTTTTCCTACAGATCAAAATTTTTTAATTTCTTTAGAAGAATCTCATGGTGATTTAACTAAATTTGCATTAAAAAATAAATTAGTAGATAAAATATCGGATCATAATGATTTTGAAGAAGAGATGATTCAAAATTTTGGTTTGGATAAAAATAAAAATACATATAATAAAATTAATATCAATGATTATATAAAATTTTATATAGATGATGGTATCCCTCCAAATAATGGTAATATTTCAGTTATAAAAATAGATGGACTTATAACATATGGTGATAATGGAAGTGACATTATTATAAAAGCAATACATCAAGTTTATAAAAATCCACAAATTAAAGGATTAATATTAAAAATAAATAGTCCAGGAGGAGATATCATAGCATCACAAGCAATTTATAATGAATTAGCTTTATTAAAAAAAGTACATAAACCAATAGTAGTTATAATGGGTAAAGTAGCTGCATCAGGAGCATATTGGATTTCCACAATAGCTGATTTTATAATTGCTGATCCAGTTAGTTTAACTGGTTCTATTGGTATTTTTGGTGTTGTAAATAATTTTAATAATATTTTAAATTTAATTGGTATTAATAGGGATGGTGTTAGTATATCAGAAAGATTTAATCTTGCACTAAATGAAAAATTATCTCCTATAGAAAAGAAAATAATAGAATTAAATATAAAAAATGGTTATGACAAATTTATTAATTTAATTTCTAAACAAAGACATTTATCTATTGAACAAGTTAAAAAATTAGCTAATGGTATGATTTTTTTAGGTAAAGATGCTAAAAAATATGGTTTAATTGATGATATAGGTGATTTTGATAGTGCAATGATGAAAATTTCACAATTAACTAAAATCAAAAGAATAAACCTACAATGGGAAGATACGAATACTTTTTCTATATTAGATCTTTTAATGAATTCAAATAGATTTATTTTATTCAATTTAATGCAAAATTATATGAATACCATTTTTAATAATGAAGAATCTTTAAATTCTCAAAAAATATATTCTTTATATGTTGTATAA